A stretch of Dyella sp. BiH032 DNA encodes these proteins:
- a CDS encoding methyltransferase domain-containing protein, producing the protein MSRPAQQLPASPRALPITPIMGNVGNAYQAKVEYTYQDNPEEWRKAIGDYLLFQFGVYDDPASPQPISLDESGIRYFDRQLRMAGLEAADRRPLRRILDIGCGWGYILKHLAERFPECGRLDGVNVSRTQLEYCADFHARHELSERIHLYLCNAQDVDLLPDPDDAYDLVIIRGVISHFPDDLYERAMRKLFARVAPGGQVVISDNLYNQAPESYESDTYDEVDRLACRHRKTPAYFRQVLEDAGFAVQDMRVLPSNIDVARWLMDSRANIERHFTADNIPPPLEELRVLAENWSVALIKNKVSTYSVIARKPD; encoded by the coding sequence ATGAGCCGCCCCGCCCAACAACTTCCTGCGTCGCCACGCGCCCTTCCTATCACCCCCATCATGGGGAACGTCGGCAACGCCTATCAGGCCAAGGTGGAGTACACCTACCAGGACAACCCGGAAGAATGGCGGAAGGCCATCGGTGACTACCTGCTGTTCCAGTTCGGCGTGTATGACGACCCGGCCTCTCCGCAGCCGATCTCTCTGGACGAATCGGGCATCCGCTATTTCGACCGCCAGCTGAGGATGGCCGGTCTCGAAGCAGCGGACCGGCGCCCGCTGCGCCGCATCCTGGATATCGGCTGCGGCTGGGGCTACATCCTGAAGCATCTGGCGGAAAGGTTTCCGGAATGCGGACGCCTCGATGGCGTCAACGTCAGCCGCACACAGCTGGAATATTGCGCGGACTTCCACGCACGACACGAGCTGTCCGAGCGCATTCATTTGTATCTGTGCAATGCACAGGACGTGGACCTGCTGCCGGACCCAGACGACGCTTACGACCTGGTGATCATACGCGGCGTGATCTCGCACTTTCCCGACGACCTGTACGAGCGCGCCATGCGCAAGCTGTTCGCACGCGTCGCGCCGGGCGGACAGGTCGTGATCTCTGACAACCTCTATAACCAGGCGCCGGAAAGCTACGAATCGGATACCTACGACGAGGTCGATCGCCTGGCCTGCCGGCACCGCAAGACGCCGGCTTATTTCCGCCAGGTGCTGGAGGATGCCGGCTTCGCGGTGCAGGACATGCGCGTACTGCCGTCCAATATCGACGTGGCGCGCTGGTTGATGGATTCCCGTGCCAACATCGAGCGCCATTTCACCGCGGACAACATTCCGCCTCCACTGGAGGAGTTGCGCGTGCTTGCCGAAAACTGGTCGGTGGCGCTGATCAAGAACAAGGTGTCGACCTACAGCGTGATCGCCCGCAAGCCG